AGCGCGACCGTCCTGGACCGCCCGTCGCCGTCATCCGCGACGATCGAGCCCGCCAGATCGCCGGGCGCGGCCCCCGTCGGAACGCTCACCGTGAAGGGAACGTCGGCGCGGGTACGAGCGGGCACCCGCACCGACCCGTCGGCGAAGGCGACCGCGACCCCGGTCCCCCGCAGCCGCACGGTGACCGGCTGCCCCCTCCGGTTGATCACGGACACCGTGTCCTGGAGGACCGCCCCGGGCGCACCCTCGGCGTAGAAGGACGGCCGCCCACCGCCGGAGGGCGCGAGGGACCAGTCATCGGCGGAGGAGGCAGCGGACGCGGCGGGGGCGGCACCCGACAACACCAGCACGGCAAGGATCAGGACACGGAAGGCGGACGACATCGGCGGCTCCATCCCAAAGGGGCGGCGCGCAGCGCCTCGTTGAGGGGTGGCGGTCGGGCGACGGGCGGGCGTACGGCACAGACGGCGGTCAGCGCGCCGTCTGATTCCTCCGTGTCAGCCACAGCACACCGGCCGCCCCGGTCAGCAGCACCGTGCCGCCGAGGGTGCCGAGGGCGATGGCCGAGTCCTCGGGGCCGGTCTGCGGGAGTTCGGAGCCTGAGTCGGAGCCGGAGCCGGACTGGGTGGAGCCGGAGGCGCCCGCGGCGGCCGTGACGTCGAGGGTCAGGGAGGGGCCGGGGCTGTTGGACGGCGTGCAGGTCGTCGTCGTACCGAGCGCCTTGATGGTGAGGATCCCTGCCGTGAAGGTGACCTTGCCGGTCTTCTTCGGGGTGTAGGTGCCCGTCAAGTCACTGATCTTGATCGGGGTGTCGGCGGGGATGGCTTCCTGGTTGGCGGGCCCGGTGACGTTCATCGTGCCGCTGTCGGCACCGCCCAGCTTGATGGTGGCGCTCGGGTTCATCGCGCCCTTGCCCAGTTCGACCGGGCTGGACGAGACACCCTTCTGCCACGACATCGTGATCTTGTAGCCGCTGCCGCTCTTGACGCCCTTGATGTCGATCGGCGAGACGGCACTCTTGTCCCCGATCGGTGTCTTGCACTGGTAGTTCACGTCCACGACCTCGGCCCGGGCTGCGGGGGCGGCCATCAGCACCGCCGAGCCGGCCAGGGCCGCGACGGACGCGAGCGCGGCGGTTCGTTTCCGGTACGACACGATTCCGCTCCCTCTCAAGTTCCTGACGGCACATCAGATCGAGCCGTCAAGGTACGCCCGGCCGTGAAAGGAGGGAAGACAAAGGAGGTGTTGGAAATGTGCCGAAGCGAAAGCGCCCCGTTAGGGGCGCGGGGAACTGCGCGACCAGCCACGAAGAACCCGCAGCCACGCGACAACCGAAGCCCTACGGCGATTAGGCGGGCGCGCCCAACTCGGCCCAGACGGTCTTACCCGCGACGCCCGGAGTCCGTACAACCCCCCAGTCCAGACAAAGCCGCTGCACGATGAACATCCCATGCCCACCCGGCCGCCCCGCACGATGCGGAGTCCGGGGCGACGGCTGCCCCGCCCCCCGATCCGACACCTCGACCCGGATCACCTTGTTGTCACACGCGATCCACAACTCGTCCGGCCCTTCGGCATGCAGACACGCATTGGTGACCAACTCGGACACAACAAGCAGCACATCCTCAGCCGCCGCCCGCTGATCCGCGGTAGCGGCCGGCATCCAGCCCCACGCATACAACGCCTGCCGAGTGAAGTCGCGCGCCAGCGGAACAACCCCACTCTCGCCGCCGAAGCTGAGCCGACGGACCTGACGCCCGGCAGACGGCACGGACGCGCCCTCCTCGGGCACCCCGGAAACGCCGGAGGCCTCCGCGCCGCTCGGCTCACGGCCGCGGTCGCCCGGCGAGTGGGGCCGGGTGGTGCTCATCAGCGCTTCACCTCACCGATTCACCAGTTCACGATTCAAAAGTCACTACAAGGTCAGTACGGCTGTACGGGCAGTACGCGTTTCTCCTGCCCTGCCGGACCGGGGGAACACCCCCGTCTTCAGCCACAGCGGCGGTGCGGAGGGTGCGACGCCCCGAAACCGCCGGTCCCGAAGGGGCGGGCGGGGCGCTCATACCGGCCGATTCAGCCGGTCGGGTCGGCCAGGGCCGCCTCGATCGAGTCATGCACGGTGAAGACCGCTTCGGCCCCCGTGATTTCGAACACACGCGCCACCACGGGCAGCATCCCGGCGAGATGTACGCCACCTCCGGCGGCCTCCGCCTTGAGTCGCGCACCGAGGAGCACATTGAGCCCGGTCGAGTCGCAGAACTCCAGACGCGAGCAGTCGACGACCAGCCTGCTGAATCCTTTGGCCAGACACTCTTCGAGTGGCTCACGCAACAAATCGGCGGTGTGGTGATCCAGCTCACCCGCCGGGGTCACGACGGCACTGGGGCCCTCTTCCCTGACCTCCACCAAAAGCC
This genomic window from Streptomyces sp. DG2A-72 contains:
- a CDS encoding LPXTG cell wall anchor domain-containing protein, whose amino-acid sequence is MSYRKRTAALASVAALAGSAVLMAAPAARAEVVDVNYQCKTPIGDKSAVSPIDIKGVKSGSGYKITMSWQKGVSSSPVELGKGAMNPSATIKLGGADSGTMNVTGPANQEAIPADTPIKISDLTGTYTPKKTGKVTFTAGILTIKALGTTTTCTPSNSPGPSLTLDVTAAAGASGSTQSGSGSDSGSELPQTGPEDSAIALGTLGGTVLLTGAAGVLWLTRRNQTAR
- a CDS encoding STAS domain-containing protein, translated to MDRGTVGSAQSGRLLVEVREEGPSAVVTPAGELDHHTADLLREPLEECLAKGFSRLVVDCSRLEFCDSTGLNVLLGARLKAEAAGGGVHLAGMLPVVARVFEITGAEAVFTVHDSIEAALADPTG
- a CDS encoding ATP-binding protein, with translation MSTTRPHSPGDRGREPSGAEASGVSGVPEEGASVPSAGRQVRRLSFGGESGVVPLARDFTRQALYAWGWMPAATADQRAAAEDVLLVVSELVTNACLHAEGPDELWIACDNKVIRVEVSDRGAGQPSPRTPHRAGRPGGHGMFIVQRLCLDWGVVRTPGVAGKTVWAELGAPA